The nucleotide sequence ATTGGCTAAATAATTAACAACTGAACCGTAGGGGCGGGTTCCAAGACCATCTTTAATAATCAGTAATTATCTCCCTAAACCCGCCCTCTCTTTCTTCTCAGGCGATCGCATTTAAGAGTATTAGAATAAACTAAACTACACCAGCTTGAAAAATCTGGTTTGCTGTGAGGTTCAAATCTGGAAAAGTTTGCGACACAATGCGGTCGTTTTCTCGAAACTTGACGATTTGATATTCACCGTCAACCAAATTACAGATAGAAATTGTCGGTTGTTTGGGATTTCCAATAAAATTGCGTCCGCCCAAAGCAGCATAATCGATAATCCAATATTCCGGTATCCCCATCTCCTCATAATCAGCATATTTCAAATAGTAATCATCTCGCCAATTAGTTGATACAACCTCAATTACCAAAGGGATCGATGCAGCTAAACTGAGGGTAGATTGTTTTTGCCATAATGTTTCGTTCGCCAGATTTGCGCGATCAAGTACCAAGATATCAGGGAAATAACCACAATCTTTTTCAGGAGGTCTAACTATCACTTGGCGGGGGATACCGTAGGGTAATTTCAGACGTTTAATCTCAACAGGAATTTCGATGCTAAGAAAACTGATCACTTCCTCATGTTCGCCTACGGGTTGTGCCATCTCAACAATATCTCCATTATGCAGTTCGTAGCGTACCGCCGAATTTTCTGGCAGCCACTCCACAAATTCCTCGAAGTTTACGAGTTTGGGTAAAGCTTGAGTCATAGGTTTTAAGAATTACTGATAATATAAATTATCGAAAAATTGGGTTTAAAACCCCTAATACCTAGTTAGGCTTTATATTAGGTTGTCTATTGACCTCTGATTGTGCTACCCTGTTCGAGTAACAGGAAAAGGTAAAAAACCTGTATAAAAACCTAGTATGCCTAACGGCAAAACACTGAACCTTGACAATTGAATCTATAGGGTTCTACTGCACAGTTCTAGTTTCCCCCAGCAGTGGGTAAAAGATTCATGGGAGCTAGGCAACCAGTTTTTGAAACAAATTTGTTTCAAGTAAAAAAAGAACTCGCAGCAGTTCGACAGGCTCACTGCGAATAGGATAGGACATATCCGAATTTACGCTTGGGGAGAATCCCACCTCTGATTAAAGGACTGTAAGGTACTTTGATTAAGTGGTTTCGTTGAACCTAGAATCCCCACGCCTTCATGCTGGGGAGTGTCAAATCTCTAAGTTCTATTACCTAAACAAGTCCAGAACCTTTAAGTAAATTATAAGTGCCGACAACGGAGTAGGTCAATATGATAACACAAAATAAATAAAAACGATTGATAGCTTATATGACGCTTTGGAGAGCATAATGTTAAGAATTAGTATTGAAAACGTAGGAGATCACTTGAAAGCTCTCTTAGAAAGAGTAGCTCAAGGTGAAGAAATCATCTTAGTTGA is from Planktothrix serta PCC 8927 and encodes:
- a CDS encoding Uma2 family endonuclease, translated to MTQALPKLVNFEEFVEWLPENSAVRYELHNGDIVEMAQPVGEHEEVISFLSIEIPVEIKRLKLPYGIPRQVIVRPPEKDCGYFPDILVLDRANLANETLWQKQSTLSLAASIPLVIEVVSTNWRDDYYLKYADYEEMGIPEYWIIDYAALGGRNFIGNPKQPTISICNLVDGEYQIVKFRENDRIVSQTFPDLNLTANQIFQAGVV